A region of Moorena producens PAL-8-15-08-1 DNA encodes the following proteins:
- a CDS encoding DUF4158 domain-containing protein, whose translation MNYILSEELIEHWTILPTELNLLTKKTAINPLGIAVLLKYFQLAG comes from the coding sequence ATGAACTATATACTATCCGAAGAACTAATCGAACACTGGACAATTCTTCCTACTGAATTAAACTTATTAACCAAGAAAACAGCTATTAATCCTCTGGGAATAGCTGTATTACTCAAGTATTTTCAGTTGGCTGGTTAA
- the leuD gene encoding 3-isopropylmalate dehydratase small subunit, with protein MSSEVKMITGTGIPVVGNDIDTDRIIPARFLRCVTFDGLGQQVFVDDRAQANGQHPFDQPQYQGATVLVVNGNFGCGSSREHAPQAIARWGIQGIVGESFAEIFFGNCLAMGLPCVTADSETVKQLQTSLHQNPEIPMTLDLEEMQVYCGELQASVFMEDGPRNMLLTGTWDTCGQLVAQVEAVRGTAARLPYMDWGVVS; from the coding sequence ATGAGTAGTGAAGTAAAGATGATTACCGGAACAGGAATTCCTGTAGTAGGGAATGATATCGACACCGACCGGATTATCCCAGCTCGATTTTTGCGCTGTGTCACCTTTGATGGTCTCGGACAACAGGTTTTTGTTGATGACCGCGCTCAAGCTAACGGACAACATCCCTTTGACCAACCCCAGTATCAAGGTGCAACGGTTTTAGTAGTCAATGGTAACTTTGGCTGTGGATCTTCACGGGAACATGCCCCTCAAGCGATCGCAAGATGGGGGATTCAAGGTATTGTCGGAGAGAGTTTTGCCGAAATCTTTTTTGGTAACTGCTTGGCGATGGGGCTTCCCTGTGTCACAGCTGACTCAGAAACCGTGAAGCAATTACAAACAAGCCTCCATCAGAATCCTGAAATCCCGATGACCTTGGATTTGGAAGAGATGCAAGTCTATTGTGGTGAGTTGCAGGCTTCTGTGTTTATGGAGGATGGACCAAGAAACATGCTGCTGACTGGGACTTGGGATACTTGTGGACAACTGGTTGCTCAAGTAGAAGCGGTTCGGGGGACAGCCGCTAGGTTGCCTTATATGGATTGGGGAGTTGTTTCTTAG
- the ndhI gene encoding NAD(P)H-quinone oxidoreductase subunit I — translation MLKFLKQVGDYAKETVQAARYIGQGISVTFDHMQRRPITVQYPYEKLIPSERYRGRIHFEFDKCIACEVCVRVCPINLPVVDYEFDKATKKKNLKHYSIDFGVCIFCANCIEYCPTNCLSATEEYEISTYDRHELNYDNVALGRLPYKVTQDPMVTPLRELAYLPKGVMDPHDLPAGSQRAGMRPEEILDQMESKEEDVKS, via the coding sequence ATGCTAAAGTTCCTCAAACAGGTTGGCGACTACGCTAAAGAAACTGTGCAAGCTGCTCGCTACATTGGTCAAGGGATATCGGTGACGTTTGATCACATGCAACGGCGTCCAATTACAGTACAATACCCTTACGAAAAACTAATCCCCTCTGAGCGCTATCGTGGTCGGATTCATTTTGAATTTGATAAGTGTATTGCCTGCGAAGTCTGTGTGCGTGTTTGTCCGATTAACTTGCCAGTGGTAGATTACGAATTTGATAAAGCCACTAAGAAGAAAAATCTCAAACACTACAGTATAGATTTCGGAGTTTGTATTTTCTGTGCTAACTGCATTGAATACTGCCCCACTAACTGTCTATCAGCGACGGAAGAGTATGAAATTTCTACCTACGACCGTCATGAGTTGAACTATGATAATGTAGCCCTGGGACGCCTCCCCTATAAAGTTACTCAAGACCCGATGGTAACTCCTCTACGGGAATTAGCTTATCTACCGAAGGGGGTTATGGATCCTCATGATTTGCCAGCAGGTTCTCAACGGGCTGGTATGCGTCCAGAGGAAATTCTCGATCAAATGGAATCAAAAGAAGAAGACGTTAAGAGTTAG
- a CDS encoding rhomboid family intramembrane serine protease: protein MVPLRDENPITITPYITILLIIINILVFIYELSLNKLELDTFFRFYAVVPKELTASFEGFPVGQPVPEPLTLITSQFLHAGFLHVGSNMLFLWIFGNNIEEKLGGIRFLIFYLTCGALAALAQWFFSALSPIPALGASGAIAGVMGAYILRFPNAKILTLVPLFFIFFVARIPAVFYLGFWFLQQAFNGIASLGAQAQVGMEGGGIAYWAHAGGFVFGAILGPILGLFDD from the coding sequence ATGGTACCCCTAAGAGACGAAAACCCAATCACAATCACGCCATATATTACTATACTTCTGATTATTATTAATATTTTAGTCTTTATCTATGAACTTAGCTTAAATAAACTAGAACTCGACACGTTTTTTAGGTTTTATGCTGTGGTACCTAAGGAGTTAACCGCTAGCTTCGAGGGTTTTCCGGTGGGCCAGCCTGTGCCAGAACCATTGACTCTCATCACATCCCAATTTCTCCATGCTGGCTTTCTTCATGTTGGCTCCAATATGTTATTTTTGTGGATTTTTGGGAACAACATTGAAGAAAAACTTGGGGGGATAAGGTTCTTAATTTTTTATCTCACTTGTGGGGCTTTAGCCGCGTTAGCCCAATGGTTTTTTTCAGCTCTATCTCCTATCCCTGCTTTAGGAGCTAGTGGAGCAATTGCTGGAGTGATGGGTGCCTATATTCTCAGGTTTCCTAATGCTAAAATCCTGACTCTAGTGCCCCTATTTTTCATATTTTTCGTAGCTAGGATACCAGCTGTATTTTATCTAGGGTTTTGGTTTCTACAGCAAGCGTTTAATGGCATAGCTAGTCTGGGAGCCCAGGCTCAAGTGGGAATGGAGGGGGGAGGAATTGCTTACTGGGCTCATGCTGGTGGATTTGTGTTCGGAGCTATCCTTGGTCCAATCTTAGGTTTATTTGATGATTAG
- a CDS encoding N-acetylmuramoyl-L-alanine amidase-like domain-containing protein has translation MKESLRLAAVLYILTCCVASGLESQATVESESRQLGHKRLITSKLITSTISESLKDRAESLMIAQFPLPEISDPADKKRFEQVMEYAIANHLSERPLPEIMQAIAQQFLGASYKAHLLDQASQETLVITLNKFDCVLFVETILALARGIAIKDYSQQTFVNHLRDQRYGDGNLNGYCSRLHYFSQWIDDNQRRGTVKNIALELGGVSRQKTLNYMSKHRGKYPSLVRYESNYQCIVAMEANLKQTTVNFIPHDQIRKAYNQLQPGDIIGIATTIPGLDVTHTGLVYRTADGNIGFIHASPAGRVTIARDLQRYARHVRHSLGIVVARPVDPGF, from the coding sequence ATGAAAGAAAGCTTGAGACTAGCTGCGGTTTTGTATATACTCACCTGTTGTGTGGCTTCTGGTTTAGAATCTCAAGCTACTGTTGAGTCCGAATCTCGTCAACTAGGCCATAAACGATTAATTACTAGCAAATTAATTACTAGCACTATATCCGAATCATTAAAGGATAGGGCTGAGTCACTGATGATAGCCCAATTTCCCCTACCAGAAATTAGTGACCCAGCAGATAAAAAGCGTTTCGAGCAGGTGATGGAGTATGCGATCGCAAACCACTTGTCTGAGCGTCCGCTCCCAGAGATCATGCAAGCGATCGCACAGCAATTTTTGGGCGCAAGCTACAAAGCTCACTTATTAGACCAAGCTAGCCAAGAAACCCTAGTTATCACTCTCAATAAATTTGACTGCGTCCTGTTTGTGGAAACCATTCTAGCCCTAGCGCGAGGGATAGCCATAAAAGATTATTCTCAGCAGACCTTTGTCAATCACCTTCGTGACCAGCGTTATGGGGATGGTAATCTGAATGGCTATTGCAGCCGATTACACTATTTCTCTCAATGGATTGATGACAATCAGAGAAGGGGCACAGTTAAAAACATAGCGCTAGAGTTAGGAGGAGTATCCCGCCAGAAAACTCTCAACTACATGAGTAAACACAGGGGTAAGTACCCATCTTTAGTCAGGTATGAGTCAAATTACCAGTGTATTGTAGCCATGGAAGCTAATCTGAAGCAGACAACTGTTAATTTCATTCCCCATGATCAGATTAGAAAAGCCTACAATCAACTGCAACCAGGGGATATTATTGGCATTGCTACTACTATTCCTGGTCTAGATGTCACCCACACTGGGTTAGTGTATCGTACTGCTGACGGGAATATCGGTTTTATTCATGCATCACCTGCTGGTAGAGTTACCATTGCCCGTGATTTACAACGGTATGCCAGACATGTTAGACATTCCCTTGGGATTGTAGTTGCTCGACCCGTTGATCCAGGTTTTTGA
- a CDS encoding bifunctional serine/threonine-protein kinase/formylglycine-generating enzyme family protein has product MSLCINPGCTQPRNPDTDLFCSSCGSELLLAGRYRVSRLLGEGGFGRIYEVTHKGIAKVLKILINDEPKAVELFEQEARVLSQLNHPGIPKAEENFTFFPRNHQTPLYCLVMEKISGLNLEEYQEKRGNRPIDEKLALDWLFQIVDILQAVHQENFFHRDIKPSNIILRPDGQLVLIDFGTARQVTETYIIKQSAGNVTSMISPGYTPLEQIHGQAVPQSDFYALGRTFVYLLTGQEPSNLYDAGNDILMWRPHAPQISSELGDFIDSLMVRVYQRPKDTQVLWEKLQAINSELNPPRPSQKPDDSTVNRPQSNHVGGFGSLGIAVAGFFNQFQNSDPSSVMGVILKSFDFDVVTLDKYGDIVKRRCHQAKYFTEDLGNGLGLDMVYIPGGRFLMGSPETEKGHSDDESPQHWVRVSPCFMGKFTVTQAQWRAVATLFQVSPSLNPQPSNFKGDTLPVEKVSWYEAMKFCAILSRLTGRNYRLPSEAEWEYACRAGTSTPFHFGETITTNVANYDGNCTYSSEPEGVYRKQTTGVGSFGVANSFGLYDMHGNVWEWCSDHWYPNYLSAPVDGSAWLNSINEYDHHSRLLRGGSWDIIPGICRSACRFSYIPADDIDVNIGFRVVCDISMP; this is encoded by the coding sequence ATGAGCCTGTGCATAAATCCTGGGTGTACTCAGCCCCGTAACCCTGATACAGACCTATTCTGCTCAAGCTGCGGTTCTGAGTTATTGCTGGCGGGACGTTATCGGGTCAGCCGATTACTCGGAGAAGGTGGCTTTGGACGAATCTATGAGGTGACTCACAAGGGAATTGCCAAGGTTCTCAAAATTTTGATTAACGATGAACCTAAAGCTGTAGAACTTTTTGAGCAAGAAGCCAGAGTTCTGAGTCAGCTCAATCATCCAGGTATTCCTAAAGCAGAGGAAAATTTTACCTTCTTTCCCAGAAACCACCAAACCCCCCTATACTGTTTGGTCATGGAAAAAATCTCTGGGCTTAATTTAGAGGAGTATCAAGAAAAACGAGGAAATCGCCCAATTGATGAAAAATTAGCCTTGGATTGGTTATTTCAAATCGTTGATATTCTCCAAGCAGTTCATCAGGAAAACTTTTTCCATCGAGATATCAAACCTTCTAATATTATTTTGCGTCCAGATGGACAACTAGTATTAATTGATTTTGGCACAGCGCGCCAAGTTACCGAAACCTATATTATAAAACAATCTGCTGGGAATGTTACCAGTATGATTTCCCCTGGGTATACTCCCCTAGAACAAATCCATGGTCAAGCAGTACCCCAATCGGATTTCTACGCCCTAGGACGGACATTTGTTTATTTGCTGACAGGGCAAGAACCCTCAAATTTGTATGATGCTGGTAATGATATCTTAATGTGGCGACCCCATGCACCACAAATTTCTTCGGAGTTAGGGGATTTTATTGATAGTCTGATGGTGCGAGTTTATCAACGTCCTAAGGATACTCAGGTTCTTTGGGAAAAGTTACAAGCAATAAACTCCGAACTTAATCCTCCACGGCCATCCCAGAAACCAGATGATTCTACTGTTAATAGACCGCAATCAAATCACGTGGGGGGGTTTGGCAGTTTAGGAATAGCTGTAGCTGGATTTTTTAACCAATTTCAAAACTCTGACCCCTCATCTGTCATGGGAGTAATCTTAAAATCCTTTGACTTCGATGTGGTAACTCTAGATAAATACGGTGACATTGTAAAGCGCCGCTGTCACCAAGCCAAATATTTCACAGAAGACTTAGGCAATGGTTTAGGGCTAGATATGGTGTACATCCCTGGAGGAAGATTCCTGATGGGTTCACCAGAAACTGAGAAGGGACATAGCGATGATGAAAGTCCACAGCATTGGGTCAGAGTCTCTCCCTGCTTCATGGGAAAGTTTACGGTTACCCAGGCTCAGTGGCGGGCTGTAGCCACCTTATTCCAAGTCTCCCCTTCCCTAAACCCCCAGCCCTCCAACTTCAAAGGCGATACTCTGCCAGTGGAAAAGGTGTCTTGGTATGAGGCGATGAAATTTTGTGCTATACTCTCTAGGCTGACTGGACGAAACTATCGGCTTCCGAGTGAGGCGGAATGGGAATATGCCTGTCGAGCTGGTACCAGTACGCCATTCCACTTCGGTGAAACCATTACCACCAATGTGGCCAATTACGATGGCAACTGTACATACAGCTCTGAGCCAGAAGGGGTATATCGAAAACAAACTACTGGTGTAGGTAGCTTTGGTGTAGCCAATTCCTTTGGTTTGTATGACATGCATGGGAATGTTTGGGAGTGGTGTAGTGACCATTGGTACCCAAACTACCTAAGCGCTCCGGTTGATGGTAGTGCTTGGCTCAATAGTATTAATGAGTATGATCATCATTCCAGGCTTTTACGTGGTGGTTCCTGGGATATCATTCCTGGGATATGCCGCTCGGCTTGCCGCTTCAGCTATATCCCAGCAGACGATATCGATGTCAACATTGGTTTTCGGGTAGTGTGCGATATTAGTATGCCTTAA
- a CDS encoding NADH-quinone oxidoreductase subunit J: MNLAEGVQLISVAILSVIMIGAALGVVLLSNIVYSAFLLAGVFIGISGLYILLNADFVAAAQILVYVGAVNVLILFAIMLVNKREDFTPMTKRWVRTGSTAIVCIGLFALLSTMVLVTSWSVEIAPTMVVTNTAVEIGQHFFSDFLLPFELASVLLLMAMVGAIIIARRDYIPEELVSRDQEIATALTLPERPRELASVPGDSK, encoded by the coding sequence ATGAATCTAGCGGAAGGGGTTCAGTTAATTTCTGTTGCCATACTATCGGTGATCATGATTGGGGCGGCTTTAGGGGTTGTCCTTCTTTCCAACATTGTATACTCAGCCTTTTTACTGGCTGGTGTTTTTATCGGTATTTCTGGATTGTATATTCTCCTAAATGCTGACTTTGTAGCAGCAGCACAGATATTAGTCTATGTTGGGGCGGTTAATGTCCTAATTTTATTTGCCATCATGTTGGTGAATAAGCGAGAGGATTTTACACCAATGACTAAGCGCTGGGTGCGCACTGGGTCAACGGCTATAGTCTGTATTGGTTTGTTTGCGCTTCTGAGTACAATGGTTTTGGTAACGTCATGGTCAGTTGAAATTGCTCCAACTATGGTTGTTACTAATACTGCTGTGGAGATTGGTCAGCATTTTTTCAGTGACTTTTTATTGCCGTTTGAGCTAGCTTCTGTACTTTTGTTAATGGCAATGGTAGGGGCAATTATCATAGCTCGTCGGGATTATATTCCTGAGGAATTGGTTTCGAGAGACCAGGAAATTGCTACAGCTTTGACTTTGCCTGAACGTCCTCGGGAGCTTGCTTCTGTGCCAGGGGATTCTAAATAA
- the purD gene encoding phosphoribosylamine--glycine ligase — protein MKILVIGNGGREYALAWKLLQSQSIQQVICVPGNGGTATLRGCQNRLLNVQDFDGIAEFALVNDISLVVVGPELPLSLGITDYLQSKHIPVFGPTQEGAQIESSKSWAKDLMQSAGVPTPSFAVFTEPEPALAYVKKQVAPIVVKADGLAAGKGVTVAATIDEAELAVQSLFQNGFETVVIEECVTGQEVSVLAVTDGLTVRPLLPAQDHKRIGEGDTGPNTGGMGAYAPAPIVTPELSTRIEKEILNPTLEALKVRGIDYRGVLYAGLMITPEGNPTVLEFNCRFGDPETQAILPLLETPLDQVLLACTQQRLAELPTITWKQGAAACVIAASKGYPGAYEKGKVITGIEKAEQHGAVVCSAGTTLKQEELVTSGGRVLGVTGTGITIAQALSVAYSAMDCIHFEGMYYRRDIGYRVLQDVD, from the coding sequence GTGAAGATTTTGGTAATTGGCAATGGGGGAAGGGAGTACGCCCTTGCTTGGAAGCTACTGCAATCTCAAAGTATTCAGCAGGTGATATGTGTTCCTGGTAATGGTGGCACCGCTACACTAAGAGGTTGCCAAAATCGTTTATTAAACGTTCAAGATTTTGATGGAATTGCTGAGTTTGCTCTGGTTAACGATATATCTCTAGTGGTGGTTGGTCCAGAACTACCACTGTCTTTAGGTATTACAGACTATCTCCAAAGTAAACATATCCCTGTATTTGGTCCGACCCAGGAGGGAGCGCAAATTGAGTCGAGTAAGTCTTGGGCCAAGGATTTGATGCAGTCAGCTGGTGTTCCTACCCCAAGTTTTGCTGTGTTTACGGAACCAGAACCAGCATTGGCTTATGTCAAAAAGCAGGTAGCACCGATTGTGGTCAAAGCCGATGGCTTAGCAGCGGGTAAGGGGGTAACTGTTGCGGCTACCATAGACGAAGCAGAGCTGGCTGTGCAGTCACTCTTTCAGAATGGGTTTGAGACGGTAGTGATTGAAGAGTGTGTCACCGGTCAAGAAGTTTCGGTTTTGGCTGTTACCGATGGCTTGACGGTTCGTCCCTTACTACCAGCTCAGGACCATAAGCGAATTGGGGAAGGGGATACCGGTCCCAATACTGGAGGGATGGGAGCTTATGCTCCTGCACCGATTGTTACCCCAGAGCTAAGCACACGGATTGAAAAGGAAATTCTTAATCCTACCCTTGAGGCTTTAAAGGTCAGGGGAATTGATTATCGGGGGGTTCTCTATGCAGGATTGATGATTACTCCAGAAGGAAACCCAACGGTTCTGGAATTTAATTGTCGCTTTGGGGATCCAGAAACTCAAGCTATCCTACCCTTGCTAGAAACTCCCCTAGATCAAGTGCTTCTGGCTTGTACCCAACAGCGACTGGCGGAATTACCAACTATTACCTGGAAGCAAGGGGCTGCGGCTTGTGTGATTGCTGCCTCGAAGGGGTATCCGGGAGCTTACGAAAAGGGTAAAGTAATTACTGGTATCGAAAAAGCTGAGCAACACGGAGCAGTAGTTTGCAGTGCTGGTACTACCCTGAAACAGGAGGAGCTAGTTACCAGTGGTGGTCGGGTTTTGGGGGTTACCGGAACGGGTATTACAATAGCGCAAGCTTTATCAGTTGCTTATAGCGCTATGGATTGTATCCACTTTGAAGGGATGTATTACCGTCGGGATATTGGTTATCGGGTTTTGCAGGATGTTGATTGA
- the nuoK gene encoding NADH-quinone oxidoreductase subunit NuoK: MELQLQYFLLLAAALFCIGIYGLVTSRNAVRVLMSIELMLNAVNLNLMGFSNFMDSAGIKGQVFTVFVITVAAAEAAVGLAIVLSIYRNRDTVDMEQFNLLKW, encoded by the coding sequence ATGGAACTTCAACTCCAATACTTTTTACTGCTTGCTGCTGCTTTGTTTTGCATTGGTATTTATGGTCTAGTGACTAGCCGCAATGCCGTGCGAGTGCTGATGTCTATTGAGTTAATGCTGAATGCGGTCAACCTTAATTTAATGGGTTTCTCTAATTTTATGGACTCAGCCGGGATTAAGGGTCAAGTGTTTACCGTGTTTGTAATTACGGTAGCAGCTGCAGAAGCAGCGGTAGGTTTAGCTATTGTGCTGTCGATATATCGTAATCGGGATACGGTAGATATGGAACAATTTAATCTGCTGAAGTGGTAG
- the nuoH gene encoding NADH-quinone oxidoreductase subunit NuoH: MNPGIDLQSSFIQSLSDLGIPAGAAKAIWMPLPLFLMITVATVGVLVVVWLERKISAAAQQRIGPEYAGPLGVLQPVADGIKLVFKEDVIPAKSDSLLFTLGPILVVLPVFISYLIVPFGQNLVITNVGTGIFLWIALSSIQPIGLLMSGYASNNKYSLLGGLRAAAQSISYEIPLALAVLAVVMMSNSLSTIDIVDQQSGYGILGWNVWRQPVGFLIFWISALAECERLPFDLPEAEEELVAGYQTEYAGMKFGLFYVGSYVNLVLSALLVAVLYLGGWEFPIPLDKLASWLGVSETSSWLQVITASLGITMTLLKAYFLIFTAILLRWTLPRVRIDQLLNLGWKFLLPVALVNLLLTAALKLAFPIAFGG, from the coding sequence ATGAATCCAGGAATTGACCTCCAAAGCAGTTTTATTCAATCGCTAAGTGATCTAGGCATCCCCGCTGGTGCAGCTAAAGCCATTTGGATGCCATTACCCCTATTTCTAATGATTACCGTTGCCACCGTAGGGGTTTTGGTAGTGGTCTGGTTAGAACGAAAAATTTCTGCTGCTGCTCAACAGCGCATTGGTCCAGAATACGCTGGACCTCTAGGGGTACTCCAGCCTGTAGCAGATGGCATCAAACTCGTCTTCAAAGAAGATGTTATTCCAGCCAAATCTGATTCTTTATTATTCACCCTCGGACCAATCCTGGTTGTACTGCCTGTATTTATCTCCTACCTAATTGTACCGTTTGGACAAAACTTGGTAATTACCAATGTGGGCACAGGCATATTCCTGTGGATTGCTTTGTCGAGCATTCAGCCGATTGGTTTGTTAATGTCTGGCTACGCCTCTAATAATAAGTATTCCTTACTCGGAGGCTTAAGAGCTGCAGCTCAGTCTATCAGTTACGAGATTCCTCTAGCATTAGCGGTTCTAGCTGTTGTCATGATGTCCAACAGCCTCAGCACCATTGACATCGTTGATCAGCAATCCGGATACGGCATTCTGGGTTGGAATGTTTGGCGTCAACCAGTGGGTTTCCTAATTTTTTGGATTTCGGCCTTGGCAGAATGCGAGCGACTCCCCTTTGACTTACCCGAAGCAGAAGAAGAACTGGTGGCTGGGTATCAGACAGAATACGCTGGGATGAAATTTGGTTTGTTCTATGTCGGTTCCTACGTCAATCTCGTGTTGTCTGCCTTGCTCGTAGCAGTGCTCTATCTGGGTGGGTGGGAGTTCCCCATTCCTCTGGATAAACTCGCCAGCTGGCTAGGGGTGAGTGAAACCAGTTCCTGGTTGCAGGTGATTACTGCTTCTTTAGGGATTACCATGACCCTGCTAAAGGCTTACTTCCTGATCTTTACAGCTATTCTGTTACGCTGGACACTGCCTCGGGTTCGGATTGACCAATTGCTTAACTTAGGGTGGAAGTTTCTACTACCAGTAGCTTTGGTAAATCTTCTATTAACTGCTGCTCTTAAATTGGCATTTCCAATTGCATTTGGTGGTTAG
- the leuC gene encoding 3-isopropylmalate dehydratase large subunit codes for MSARTLFDKVWDLHSVGTLPSGQTQLFIGLHLIHEVTSPQAFAMLRERGLKVLFPERTVATVDHIVPTENQGRPFADVLAEEMMQALENSSKEFGIRFYNIGSGNQGIVHVIAPEQGLTQPGMTVACGDSHTSTHGAFGAIAFGIGTSQVRDVLASQTLALSKLKVRKIEVNGSLPPGVYPKDVILHIIRKLGVKGGVGYAYEYAGTTFEQMSMEGRMTVCNMSIEGGARCGYINPDQVTFDYLKGKDFAPKDADWDQAVAWWNSIRSDDDAVYDDVVKFEAADIAPTVTWGITPGQGIAVNETIPIPESLPETERAIAQQAYEYMQLTPGTEIQGTKVDVCFIGSCTNGRLTDLREAAKFAQGHHVAEGVKAFVVPGSERVKEEAEAEGLDQVFVEAGFEWREPGCSMCLAMNPDKLQGSQISASSSNRNFKGRQGSSTGRTLLMSPAMVVAAAVKGAVADVRELMV; via the coding sequence ATGAGCGCGAGAACACTGTTTGACAAAGTTTGGGATTTACATAGTGTTGGCACGTTGCCTTCGGGTCAGACTCAACTATTTATTGGTTTACACTTAATTCATGAGGTTACTAGTCCCCAAGCCTTTGCGATGCTGCGGGAACGGGGATTGAAGGTGCTGTTTCCGGAACGAACTGTGGCAACGGTAGACCATATTGTTCCGACGGAAAACCAAGGTCGTCCGTTTGCTGATGTCTTGGCAGAGGAGATGATGCAAGCGTTGGAAAACAGTAGTAAGGAGTTTGGGATTCGATTTTATAATATCGGCTCTGGGAATCAGGGCATTGTCCATGTGATTGCTCCGGAACAGGGATTGACTCAGCCAGGCATGACGGTGGCTTGCGGGGATTCCCATACTTCGACTCATGGTGCGTTTGGTGCGATCGCATTTGGAATTGGTACCTCTCAAGTGCGTGATGTCTTAGCTTCCCAAACCTTGGCATTGTCTAAGCTTAAGGTTCGAAAAATAGAGGTGAATGGTAGTTTACCCCCAGGGGTTTACCCGAAAGATGTGATCTTACACATCATCCGTAAGTTGGGGGTCAAAGGTGGCGTTGGCTATGCCTATGAATATGCTGGTACTACCTTTGAGCAGATGTCGATGGAAGGACGGATGACTGTGTGTAATATGTCCATCGAGGGGGGCGCTCGGTGTGGCTATATTAACCCGGATCAGGTAACCTTTGACTATCTTAAGGGGAAAGATTTTGCTCCCAAGGACGCAGATTGGGATCAGGCCGTGGCTTGGTGGAACAGTATCCGGTCCGATGATGATGCCGTGTATGATGATGTGGTTAAATTTGAAGCGGCAGACATTGCGCCTACAGTGACCTGGGGAATTACACCAGGTCAAGGAATTGCGGTTAATGAAACTATTCCGATACCGGAGAGTTTGCCAGAAACGGAAAGAGCGATCGCACAACAAGCCTATGAGTACATGCAGCTAACTCCAGGCACAGAGATTCAAGGCACAAAGGTGGATGTCTGTTTTATCGGTAGCTGCACCAATGGTAGACTGACTGACCTGCGAGAAGCCGCGAAATTTGCTCAAGGTCATCATGTGGCTGAGGGAGTCAAAGCCTTTGTGGTTCCAGGTTCGGAACGGGTCAAGGAAGAAGCGGAAGCAGAAGGACTCGATCAAGTCTTTGTGGAGGCTGGCTTTGAGTGGCGAGAGCCCGGATGCTCAATGTGTTTGGCAATGAATCCGGACAAACTCCAAGGGAGTCAGATTAGTGCTTCCTCTTCTAACCGTAATTTTAAAGGTCGTCAGGGGTCTTCCACAGGACGGACATTATTGATGAGTCCAGCAATGGTTGTAGCCGCAGCGGTTAAAGGGGCAGTGGCTGATGTTCGGGAGTTGATGGTATAG